A genomic region of Canis aureus isolate CA01 chromosome 16, VMU_Caureus_v.1.0, whole genome shotgun sequence contains the following coding sequences:
- the LOC144285209 gene encoding olfactory receptor 1L8-like, which translates to MARVNQTSSVSEFILLGLSFQPEDQKPLFILFLTMYLITIIGNLLIILAIHSDPQLQTPMYFFLSFLSFTDICFTTTVVPRMLVNFLSKKTISYAGCLTQMYFIYALGNTDSCLLAVMAFDRYVAICDPFHYVTTMNRRCCVLLVAFSCSLPHFHSLVHTLLLNGLTFCDSNVIHHFLCDLSPLMKLSCSSTFVNEVVIISEGSVVLVTPFLCITLSYVRILITVLKIPSAAGKRKAFSTCGSHLTVVTLFYGSIFYVYLQPLSTYSARDHIATIVYTVLSSMLNPFIYSLRNKDLKQSLRKLMGRWNSQATPS; encoded by the coding sequence ATGGCAAGGGTCAACCAAACCAGCAGTGTCTCTGAGTTCATTCTCCTGGGACTCTCCTTCCAGCCTGAGGACCAGAAGCCACTCTTTATCCTCTTCCTCACCATGTACCTGATCACCATAATAGGGAACCTACTCATCATCCTGGCCATCCATTCTGATCCCCAGCTCCAGACCCCCatgtatttcttcttgagtttCCTGTCCTTCACTGATATTTGCTTTACAACAACTGTTGTCCCCAGGATGCTAGTGAACTTCCTTTCTAAGAAGACCATCTCCTATGCTGGGTGTCTGACACAGATGTATTTCATTTATGCTCTGGGCAACACCGACAGCTGCCTTCTGGCAGTCATGGCCTTTGACCGCTATGTGGCTATCTGTGACCCCTTCCACTACGTCACCACCATGAACCGCCGCTGCTGTGTCCTGCTGGTGGCCTTTTCCTGCTCACTTCCCCACTTCCACTCACTCGTACACACACTGCTACTGAACGGTCTCACTTTCTGTGACTCCAATGTCATCCACCACTTCCTCTGTGACCTCAGTCCCTTGATGAAATTGTCCTGTTCCTCCACATTTGTCAACGAAGTTGTGATAATATCAGAAGGTTCTGTTGTTTTGGTGACTCCATTTCTGTGCATCACTCTCTCTTATGTACGAATTCTCATCACAGTTCTTAAGATCCCTTCAGCTGCTGGGAAACGCAAAGCCTTCTCCACCTGTGGCTCTCACCTCACCGTGGTCACACTCTTTTATGGAAGCATCTTCTATGTCTATTTACAGCCCCTGTCCACCTACAGTGCCAGGGACCACATAGCAACAATTGTCTACACAGTTCTTTCCTCCATGCTAAACCCTTTTATCTACAGCCTGAGAAACAAAGACCTGAAACAGAGCCTAAGGAAGCTGATGGGCAGGTGGAATTCTCAAGCAACACCGTCTTGA
- the LOC144285212 gene encoding olfactory receptor 1L8-like, which produces MARVNQTSSVSEFILLGLSSQPEDQKPLFILFLTMYLITIIGNLLIILAIHSDPQLQTPMYFFLSFLSFTDICFTTTVVPRMLMSFLSKKTISYAGCLTQMYFIYALGNTDSCLLAVMAFDRYVAICDPFHYVTTMNRRCCVLLVAFSCSLPHFHSLVHTLLLNTLTFCDSNVIHHFLCDLSPLMKLSCSSTFVNEVVIISEGSVVLVTPFLCITLSYVRILIAVLKIPSAAGKRKAFSTCGSHLTVVTLFYGSIFYVYLQPLSTYSARDHIATIVYTVLSSMLNPFIYSLRNKDLKQGLRKLMGRWNSQATPS; this is translated from the coding sequence ATGGCAAGGGTCAACCAAACCAGCAGTGTCTCTGAGTTCATTCTCCTGGGACTCTCCTCCCAGCCTGAGGACCAGAAGCCACTCTTTATCCTCTTCCTCACCATGTACCTGATCACCATAATAGGGAACCTACTCATCATCCTGGCCATCCATTCTGATCCCCAGCTCCAGACCCCCatgtatttcttcttgagtttCCTGTCCTTCACTGATATTTGCTTTACAACAACTGTTGTCCCCAGGATGCTAATGAGCTTCCTTTCTAAGAAGACCATCTCCTATGCTGGGTGTCTGACACAGATGTATTTCATTTATGCTCTGGGCAACACCGACAGCTGCCTTCTGGCAGTCATGGCCTTTGACCGCTATGTGGCTATCTGTGACCCCTTCCACTACGTCACCACCATGAACCGCCGCTGCTGTGTCCTGCTGGTGGCCTTTTCCTGCTCACTTCCCCACTTCCACTCACTCGTACACACACTGCTACTGAACACCCTCACTTTCTGTGACTCCAATGTCATCCACCACTTCCTCTGTGACCTCAGTCCCTTGATGAAATTGTCCTGTTCCTCCACATTTGTCAACGAAGTTGTGATAATATCAGAAGGTTCTGTTGTTTTGGTGACTCCATTTCTGTGCATCACTCTCTCTTATGTACGAATTCTCATCGCAGTTCTTAAGATCCCTTCAGCTGCTGGGAAACGCAAAGCCTTCTCCACCTGTGGCTCTCACCTCACCGTGGTCACACTCTTTTATGGAAGCATCTTCTATGTCTATTTACAGCCCCTGTCCACCTACAGTGCCAGGGACCACATAGCAACAATTGTCTACACAGTTCTTTCCTCCATGCTAAACCCTTTTATCTACAGCCTGAGAAACAAAGACCTGAAACAGGGCCTAAGGAAGCTGATGGGCAGGTGGAATTCTCAAGCAACACCCTCTTGA
- the LOC144285211 gene encoding olfactory receptor 1L8-like: MEKANQASSVSEFILLGFSSQPEDQKPLFILFLTMYLITIIGNLLIILAIHSDPQLQTPMYFFLSFLSFTDICFTTTVVPRMLVSFLSKKTISYAGCLTQMYFIYALGNTDSCLLAVMAFDRYVAICDPFHYVTTMNRRCCVLLVAFSCSLPHFHSLVHTLLLNSLTFCDSNVIHHFLCDLSPLMKLSCSSTFVNEVVIISEGSVVLVTPFLCITLSYVRILIAVLKIPSAAGKRKAFSTCGSHLTVVTLFYGSIFYVYLQPLSTYSARDHIATIVYTVLSSMLNPFIYSLRNKDLKQGLRKLMGRWKS; this comes from the coding sequence ATGGAGAAAGCCAACCAAGCGAGCAGTGTCTCTGAGTTCATTCTCCTGGGATTCTCCTCCCAGCCTGAGGACCAGAAGCCACTCTTTATCCTCTTCCTCACCATGTACCTGATCACCATAATAGGGAACCTACTCATCATCCTGGCCATCCATTCTGATCCCCAGCTCCAGACCCCCatgtatttcttcttgagtttCCTGTCCTTCACTGATATTTGCTTTACAACAACTGTTGTCCCCAGGATGCTAGTGAGCTTCCTTTCTAAGAAGACCATCTCCTATGCTGGGTGTCTGACACAGATGTATTTCATTTATGCTCTGGGCAACACCGACAGCTGCCTTCTGGCAGTCATGGCCTTTGACCGCTATGTGGCTATCTGTGACCCCTTCCACTACGTCACCACCATGAACCGCCGCTGCTGTGTCCTGCTGGTGGCCTTTTCCTGCTCACTTCCCCACTTCCACTCACTCGTACACACACTGCTACTGAACAGTCTCACTTTCTGTGACTCCAATGTCATCCACCACTTCCTCTGTGACCTCAGTCCCTTGATGAAATTGTCCTGTTCCTCCACATTTGTCAACGAAGTTGTGATAATATCAGAAGGTTCTGTTGTTTTGGTGACTCCATTTCTGTGCATCACTCTCTCTTATGTACGAATTCTCATCGCAGTTCTTAAGATCCCTTCAGCTGCTGGGAAACGCAAAGCCTTCTCCACCTGTGGCTCTCACCTCACGGTGGTCACACTCTTTTATGGAAGCATCTTCTATGTCTATTTACAGCCCCTGTCCACCTACAGTGCCAGGGACCACATAGCAACAATTGTCTACACAGTTCTTTCCTCCATGCTAAACCCTTTTATCTACAGCCTGAGAAACAAAGACCTGAAACAGGGCCTAAGGAAGCTGATGGGCAggtggaagtcctag